In Paenibacillus dendritiformis, the DNA window GGAACAACATCGCCCTGTCCGAACGCGACATTCAGTACGCCATCGATTTGGCTCAGGATTGGAAAGTCCATGAACTGCTCGATCTGTTCAGAGGCGAGATTGCCCACACTTACCGGGGCAAGCCGATACGGGTGAAGACGATTGGGCAGAGGCATTATGTATCCACCATTAAGAAGAAGGACATCGTGTTCGGCATCGGCCCGGCGGGGACAGGCAAGACGTATTTGGCCGTCGTCCTGGCGGTGATGGCGCTGAAGGAAGGAGCGGTCAAGCGGATCGTATTGACCCGGCCGGCCGTAGAGGCCGGCGAGAATCTGGGCTTCCTTCCGGGGGATCTGCAGGAGAAGGTAGACCCGTATTTGCGGCCGCTGTATGATGCGCTGTATGACGTGATGGGCCTGGATCAAGTCGGGAAAGCATTGGAACGGGGACTGATCGAGGTCGCGCCGCTTGCTTACATGCGCGGCCGCACGTTAGATGACGCGTTCATTATTTTGGACGAAGCACAGAATACGACGCCCGAACAGATGAAGATGTTCCTCACACGGCTCGGCTTCGGCTCGAAGATGGTCATCACCGGAGACATCACCCAGATCGATCTGCCGCGCGGCAAGCGCTCGGGCCTGGTGGAGGCTTCTCATATTTTGCATGAGATTGAAGAAATCGGCTTTGTGCACTTTGCCGAGCAGGATGTCGTTCGTCATTCCTTAGTGCAGAAAATTATTACAGCTTATCAAAAGGATAGCGAAAACCAAGGATAGAGAGGGTTGTTCTCTATGCTAAAGACAAATCGTTCCGGCGACGGAAGCAAGCCGGCCCGGCAAGTGAATATGTCCGGTTGGAAATACAGCGTGGGCGTGCGCTTTCTTTTGTTTTTTCTCATCACGCTGCTGTTCTATCTCAGCTTGGCTCCGAGCGTGCTGCCGGAGAAATTCGATATTGAGGTCAACGTGCGGAGCGAGAAGGACATTATCGCGCCGATTCAGATACCGGACAAGAAGGCAACGCTCAAAGCCCAGGATCAGGCGGCCGAACGGGTGCAGCCGATATACGATATCATATCTTTGCGGAATGAGCGTCTGTCAGACAGCATATTCGATCGGATCGAGCAATTGAACTCGGACGAGACGATCTCTTATTCCCAGAAGGTGGACGTATTCCGCCGGGAGATTCCGGAGATGGTGAAGGATCATGTGCGCCAGTTCCTGACGACGGGACGGAATACCAATACCTATTCTAGCGTGATGCTCGAGGAAATAAGCAAGCGTCTCGAAGAGCAGACTTACCGTATTCCCGAGGAGACGTATATCAAGATCGCGAGATTGACCAAAGAAGATATTACGGAAATGAAATCGGTCGCGCGGGAGCTCGTCTCGAAGCTGATGAGCGATGCGGTGCCCGAAGCGGCGATCGCCCGGGCGAAGGTGCCTGAATACGTCAACGCCAGCTCCCTGAACAAGCGCTCGGCGCGCGAAGTCGTGCAGGAACTGGTCCGGCTGGTCATTACGCCGAACAAGTTTTACGACGATGAAGCGACGAAGGAAGCGAAGGTTCAAGCCCGGGAGAATACGCCGCCGGTATTTATTAAGCAGGGCGATATTTTCGTCAAAAAGGGCCAGCTGATCACCCAAGAAATGTATGATCTGCTGCGTGAGAACGATCTGCTGAAGACCGAAGTCAACTATTGGCCGCAATTCGGCCTGCTGCTTCTGTCGGCCCTGTTCTCGCTTGTCTTGTTCATGTTCATGCGCCAGGCAAGTCATACGCATTTCAAGTTCAACAATGTGCAGCTGTTGATGTTGCTGCTTATTTTCACGATCAACATCATTGCCGTTCATATTATCGCGTACTCGCAGACGGAAGACGCGGTATTTATCGGCTACGCGGCGCCGGTCGCCATGGGCGTCATGCTGATTACGCTCTTGATCGATCTGCCGCTTGCCTATATTAGCGCGGTCGTATTGAGCGTCGTCGCCAGCATTATTTTGAACACGCATCAGGGCGCCTTATTCGATTTTCATTTTGGCTTTTTTGCCCTCGTCACATCCTATGCGGCGATATTCGCGATCCACCGCGCGAGCCAGCGCTCGACGATATTGAAGGCGGGCATAATGGTGTGCATTTTCGGCAGCTTGACGGTGCTGACGCTGTCCATGCTGAACGGAGATGCGCTCAATCAGCGCGAGACGATGCTTGCGGCGGCGTTCGCCTTCGCGAGCGGGCTGCTGAATGCGGTGCTGGTGATGGGATTGATGCCGTTTTTCGAGGTGACCTTCGGCATTTTGTCCGCGCTGAAGCTGGTCGAGCTGTCGAACCCGAACCATCCGCTGCTTCGGAAGCTCCTGACCGAGACGCCGGGCACGTATCACCACAGCGTCATGGTCGGCAATCTCGCCGAGCAGGCGGCCGAAGCGATCGGCGCCAACGGGCTGCTCTGCCGCGTCGGCGCGTTCTACCACGATATCGGCAAGACGAAGCGTCCGAGCTATTTCATCGAGAATCAGACGAATATGGACAATCCGCATGATTTCATCGATCCGAAGCTGAGCACTTCGATTATTGTCGCCCATGCCCGCGACGGGGCCGAGATGCTCAAGGACTACAAGCTGCCGAAGCCGATTCGGGATATCGCCGAGCAGCATCACGGCACGACGTTTTTGAAGTATTTCTATTACAAGGCGCTGAAGCTGGCCAAGGAGCAGGGCAAGGAGCCTGATTTCACGGAGGATGACTTCCGTTATCCGGGACCGAAGGCGCAATCGAAGGAAGCGGCCGTCGTCGGCATTGCCGACTGCGTGGAAGCGGCGGTGCGTTCGCTCCGCCACCCGACCGTGGAGCAGATCGAATCGATGATTCAAAAAATCATTAAAGACCGTCTGGATGACAATCAATTCAATGAATGCGATCTGACCCTGCGCGAATTGGACATTATCGGCCAGTCGCTGAAGCAGACCGTCATGGGGATATTCCATTCCCGGATCGAATATCCGGACGATCCGAAGGCGAAGCAGGGCGGCGACAAGCCGGAAGCCGGGTCCGGCGAGAAGAAGGAGCCGCAGGCGGATAAGGCGGTTGTCGAGGCGCAGTCCGACCAAGCGCCAAGGCCGGGAGCCGAGCCGAAGCCGGAAGCGTCAAGCAGCGAACCGGATTCGCTACCGGACGACAAATCGTAGAGTGTGATGAAGGAGATTACGGAACATGCACACACTGAAGCTGGAATGGAACAATGATCAGGAGAAGCTTCCGATTGAACCGCCGCTCATCGAGCTGCTGGAGCGGATATTGCAAGAAGCGGCCCGGGCGGAAGGCGTGGATGGCGGAGAGGTGGCCCTCACCTTCGTCGACGACGCGGCCATCCACGAGTTGAACCGCGAGTATCGCGGCATCGATCGCCCGACGGACGTGCTGTCCTTCGCGATGCGCGAATCGACCGATGAAGAGATGGACATCTTATACGAAGTGGAAGAGGATGCCGAGCTGGAAGGCCTCAACGATGATTTGCTGGGAGACATTATCATCTCCACCGAACGCGCGCAGGCCCAGGCCGACGAATACGGTCATTCCCTTGAACGGGAAATCGGATTTTTGTTCGTGCACGGCTTCCTGCATCTGCTCGGCTATGATCATCAGGACGAGAAGAGCGAGCGCGAGATGATGGACAAGCAGGAGGCGGTTCTTGCCCGGGTTGGGCTGAACCGCTAATGAGACGGCCGTGGGCGGACACATTCCGGGCAGCCTGGGAAGGCATCCTCTATGCTCTCCGCACCCAGCGAAATATGCGCGTGCATGCGGCGGCCGCCGTGGCGGCCTGTCTGTTGGGAGCGGGCTTCGGGATATCGGCCGGCGAATGGCTGTGGCTGATTCTCGCGATCACGCTGGTGGTGTCAGCTGAACTGATCAATACGGCGGTGGAATCAGCGGTCGATCTGACGATGCCCGACCTGCATCCTCTTGCTAAAATCGCGAAGGATACCGCCGCCGGAGCCGTGTTGGTGACGGCGGTATTTGCCGTTATTGTCGGGGCGGTCTTGTTCGCAGGGCGTCTGCTGCAACTGCTGCGGAGCTTCTTATAAGGACCGTTCCCGCAATGGTCTTGTCATGGCGAATCGATTCGGGAAGTAACCTCTTTGCGGCATCCCCTGCAGCATCGAATCGCCGCGGAACCGATGGAACGCATCGCAAGCGGTGACTGCCGGAATTGCATTTATTTTGCAGCGGCGGTCACCGCTTGCGTACATATATGATAAAATAAACGGGAGGCAACTTGCGTTGAACACATTTCAAGACGAACCGAAACCGACTCGAACTTCATTCAAATCGGGCTTTGTAGCGATCGTTGGACGGCCGAATGTCGGCAAGTCGACGTTAATGAATCATGTGATCGGGCAGAAAATCGCCATTATGTCCGACAAGCCGCAGACCACGCGGAACAAAATTCACGGCGTCTATACAACGGAAGATACGCAAATCGTATTTCTCGATACGCCGGGAATTCATAAGCGCAAATCGAAGCTGGGCGATTATATGAACCAGGTGGCCTATAACACCTTGAACGAGGTGGAGGTCATTTTATTTCTTGTCGATGTTTCAGCGGGCCTCGGAAGCGGGGATAAATTTGTTATGGAGCAGCTGGCGAAGGTGAAGACGCCGGTCATTCTCGTGATGAACAAAATTGATCAGGTGCACCCCGATGAGCTGCCGCCAATGATTAAGTCGTATCATGAACTGTTCGAATTCGCGGAGATCGTGCCTATCTCTGCGCTTCACGGCAATAACGTCAACCGGCTGCTGGACGTGCTCGGCTCCTATATGCCGGAAGGGCCGAAGTATTATCCGGACGATCAGATCACCGATCATCCGGAGCAGTTCGTCGTGGCCGAGCTGATCCGGGAGAAAATATTGCACCTTACCCGGGAAGAGATCCCGCACTCGATAGCGGTCGCGATCGAGGATATGAGACTGCAGGATAACGGCGTCGTGTATATCTCCGCCGTGATCTATGTCGAGCGCGATTCTCAGAAGGGCATCGTCATCGGCAAGCAAGGCGCGCTCCTGAAGGAGATTGGCAAGCTTGCCCGCCAGGATATTGAGCATTTGCTCGGATCGAAAACGTTCATGGAGCTATGGGTCAAAGTGAAGAAGGACTGGCGAAATCAAGAGCGGATTCTTCGCGATCTCGGCTTCCGCCACGATGCGTAAAAGCGGCGGCAGGCGGGTTCTTTCACGCATTCGTCCGTGCCGATCGTGACCAAATATTGCATGGGATAATCTTGATACCGCAGCGCAACCTAAGGATGGAACGCATAGTCATTTCCAACGAAAGGGGATATACGGATGCATGATTTCTCGTGGAACGTATTTGCCATGACGGGAGATGTTGATGCTTATTTGTTGTATAAGCAGTCCAGACAGCTGTCGGAAACGGAAGAATCTTCGCTAGACGTACCGCCGTTGGAGAGTTCAGCGGAATCATAGATTTATAGCGGTTGTTCAAAAAGTCCCGCTTTTAAACATTTATTGCCATTTAAGCCGCGTAATGCGCATGGGGAGGACGAGCGTGCTATATCGGGTGGAAGGAATCGTCATCCGCAGTATGGATTATGGGGAAGGGAACAAGATCATCACGCTATGCACCAAACCGCACGGCAAAGTCGGCGTCCTGGTGCGGGGAGCCAAGAAGGTGCGCAGCCGTCATGCGGCTGCCACTCAGCTCTTTACATACGGGGAATATGTCTTTTTCCGGGGAATGGGGCATATCGGCACCTTGAATTCATGCGAGATTCTGGAGGGGCATCATACGCTGCGCGAGCAGCTTCATCTGGCCGCCTACGCCTCTTATGCCGTAGAATTGGTCGATCGGGCCTTGCAGGACGAGGAGGCCGGCGGCGCCATGTTCGATCAACTGCATGCCTATTTGGAGGCGCTGCAAGCCGGCAAGGATGCGCAGGTGACGACGCATCTGCTGGAGATGAAGCTGTGGCAGCGCACGGGCGTCGCTCCGCAGCTCTACGCCTGCGTCAGCTGCGGCAGGGAGGACGAGCTGAGCGGAGTCGGGTGGCGTCTCGGCGGAGCGCTCTGCCGTGCCTGCCTGATGCGGGAGCATGAGCGGTACAAGGCGGGCCCGGCGATGCTGAACCTGCTCCGCCAGTTCGAGAAGACGGATCTCCGCCGGCTGGGGAATGTGTCGTTGAAGCCGGAGACGAAGCTGCGGCTGCGCGCGTTCATGCGCGGCTATATGGACACGCATGTCGGCGTCCGCTTGAAGTCGCAGCAGTTCCTCGATCAGATGGAGAAGTATGATTTGGGCAATCTTGACGAGTAGAATGCCATTCGTTATAATGAATCCAAGCTGTAGATAGATTGGCTTGCGTTGAAGAAGGAAGTAGTTCGTCCAAGCTTCGAGACATAGCGATCCGGGGATGGTGGAAGCCCGGACGAACGGGCGAATGAACAGGCACTTTGGAGCAAGGAACGGAGAAAGTGGAATGATTGCGGCTGACGCGCACATATTTATGGCGCAATGGCTGAGCCAATCGTTCAAGTAGGGTGGAACCGCGGGAAGATAACTCTCGTCCCTACGTCTGGCAGCAGACGTAGGGCGGGAGTTTTTTTGCGCGCTCGTCGGGGCTGCCGCGAATGTAAAGGCAAAGGAGAGAAAGCCATGAATTTTCAGCAAATGATTTTAACGCTTCAACAATTCTGGTCCGAGCAGAATTGTATCCTCGTCCAGCCCTATGACGTGGAAAAGGGCGCCGGGACAATGAATCCGATGACGTTTTTGCGCTCCATCGGGCCCGAGCCGTGGAATGTCGCTTATGTGGAGCCATCCCGCCGCCCGGCGGACGGCCGCTATGGGGAGAACCCGAACCGGCTGTATCAGCATCATCAGTTCCAAGTGATTCTGAAGCCTTCGCCGGACAATATTCAGGAGCTCTATCTTGACAGCTTGCGCCGACTCGGCATTGATCCGCTTCAGCATGACATCCGGTTCGTCGAGGATAACTGGGAGGCTCCGACGCTGGGCGCATGGGGGCTCGGCTGGGAAGTATGGCTGGACGGGATGGAGATTACGCAGTTCACTTATTTCCAGCAGGTCGGGGGCATTGACGCTCATCCGGTATCGGTCGAGATTACGTATGGGCTGGAGCGCCTGGCTTCGTATATTCAAGAAAAAGAAAATGTGTTCGATCTGGAATGGGTCGATGGGGTCACCTACGGCGACGTCTTCCACCAGCCGGAATACGAGCATTCGAAATATACGTTTGAAGTGAGCGACACGGCGATGCTGTTCTCGCTGTTCACGATGTATGAGCAGGAAGCGAACCGGGCGATGGCGCAGCATCTCGTGTTCCCGGCCTACGATTATGTGCTCAAATGCTCGCACACGTTCAATCTGCTCGATGCGCGCGGAGCCATCAGCGTGACCGAACGCACCGGGTATATTGTGCGGGTGCGCAATCTGGCCCGCCAGGTGGCGGCCACGTATTTGGAGGAACGGGAGAAGCTCGGCTTCCCGCTGTTGAAGAAGGGAGAGGAACGCCATGCCTAAAGATATACTGTTGGAGCTTGGACTGGAAGAAGTGCCGGCACGCTTCATGCGCCCCGCGATGGAGCAGCTGGAGAGCCGGATGGAGCGCTGGCTGAAGGAATCTCGGATCGGATTCGCCGGCATCCAAGTGTACGGGACGCCTCGCCGATTGGCGGTCATCGTTCGCGAAGCTGCCGATAAGCAGACGGATATTCACGAGGAAGTAAAAGGACCGGCCCGCAAGATTGCGCTTGACGTGAACGGCGCATGGACCAAGGCCGCGCTTGGCTTTGCCCGCAGTCAAGGCATTGAGCCGGAGCAGCTGTTTTTCCGGGAGTTGAACGGCGTTGAATACGTGTACGCGAACAAGAGCAGCATCGGGGCGGAGACGTCCGCCGTGCTGGGCGAAGGCCTCGCTTCGCTGATTCAGGCGATGACCTTCCCGAAAAACATGCGGTGGGGAGACAAGGAAATGCGTTATGTTCGCCCGATCCGCTGGATTGTGGCGCTGCATGGAACCGATATTATTCCGCTGGAAATCGCCGGCGTGAAGGCAGGGAACGTATCCCGCGGCCACCGCTTCCTCGGCGGAGACGTGACGATTGACGAGCCTGCTCATTATGTGGAATGCTTGCGCGGGCAGCATGTCATCGCGGATGCCGATGAGCGGGCGGCGGAGATTACGCGCCAGATTGACGCGTTGGCCGCGGAGAAAGGCTGGCATATCGCCGTCAAGGACGATCTGCTGGAAGAGGTGCTGTTCCTGGTCGAGTATCCGACCGTGCTGTACGGCACATTCGATGAAGCGTTCCTGCACATTCCGCAGGATGTGCTGATTACGTCGATGCGCGAGCATCAGCGTTATTTCCCGGTACTGAATGCGGAGCGGCAGCTGCTGCCATACTTCGTGACTGTCCGGAACGGCGACACGGCCGGACTGGATCAGGTCGTCAAGGGCAACGAGAAGGTGCTTCGCGCCCGCTTGTCGGACGCCAAGTTTTTCTACGAGGAAGATCAGAAGCTGCGCATTATCGATTGCGTGCACAAGCTCGATTCGATCGTGTTCCACGAGGAGCTTGGCACCATCGGCGACAAAATCCGCCGGCTGCACGCGATTGCCGACGCGCTCGCCCTGGCGGTGGAGACCGATCGGGAGACGGCGCTGTGGGTAAGCCGGGCAGCGGATATTTGCAAGTTCGACCTTGTAACGCAAATGGTCTATGAATTTCCGGAGCTGCAGGGCATGATGGGAGAGGATTATGCCCGCAAGGCCGGGGAACCGGAAGCGGTCGCCCGCGCCATCAATGAGCATTACAAGCCACGGTATTCCGGCGATCCGGCTCCCGACACGCTGGTTGGCTGCATTATTAGCCTCGCCGATAAGCTGGATACGCTCGTCGGATGCTTCGCCATCGGCATCATTCCGACTGGCTCGCAGGATCCTTACGGCCTGCGCCGCCAAGCGACCGGGATTGTCCAGGTGCTGCTGGAGCGCGGCCTGCCGCTGACGCTTCATATGATGCTCGATATCGCGCTGGATGTGCATGAGAAAGCGCAATTGCTGAAGCGGAGCAGCGAGGAGGTACGGCGGGATCTCGTTGAATTTTTCGGCTTGCGGGTGAAAAATGTGCTGGCGGACACCGTCCGGTACGATGTGGCCGACGCGATCATGGCCTCCGGCTATGACGATGTCAAGCAGACGGTAGCCCGCGCCGAGGCGCTGATGCAGGCCGTCGCCGCCGAGGAATTCAAGCTGACGGCCGAATCGTTCAACCGGGTATGCAATCTGGCGGCCAAGGCGGAATCGGAAGCGATCGATGCCGCCCGGTTCGAGCATGAGGCGGAGCGGGAACTGTTCGAGCGCTGGATCGAAGTGCACGAGGCGTATGAAGCGGCGTTCGCGGATGCGGCCGAAGCGCTTGCCGTGCTGGGACGGCTTCAAGATCCGGTCAACCGCTTCTTCGAGCAAGTGATGGTCATGGCGGAGGATGAGGCGGTCCGGGCGAACCGGCTGGCGCTGCTGGCCAACATCGCGGCCGATATCCGGCGGTATGCCGATTTCTCGAAGCTGGTCTGGGCATCCTGAACCTGCAACGCGGCCGGCGCAGCGTGCGCCGGCATAGCTGGAACATGAAGAAGATCTTCTTCGACATGTTCCTTCCTTTTTGCCCGGGCTTCGACAAAAAACGGCGAATTCCCTTCGGAAATTCACGTTTGCGAAGCAGGATTTTTACGGCTTACAGCGTATATAATAGTAACGGTGAAAATATAGCTTTCCGTTGATGCCGTCTTTATGAAATGGGTGAGTCGCATGTCTGACAAGCTTCGAATTGTGGTGGATGCGGATGCCTGCCCGGTCAAAAACGAGATTATCGCCGCTGCGCTGGAGCACGAGGCCGCCGTTTTGTTCGTCGCTTCCTATGCGGCGTTTGCCCCGGATTGGCAGTTGACGAACTGCGACATTCATACTGTCTTTGTCGATCAGGCGTTCCAGGCGGCGGATATCTATATCGCGAATGCAGCGCGGTCAGGAGACATAGTCGTGACAAGCGACTATGGGTTGGCCGCGCTCTGTCTGCCGCGCGGAGCTTCCGTATTGATGCCGCGGGGCGGGGAATTGACCGCCGATAATGTGGATGAATATTTGTCGAGGCGGCATTTTTCGGCCAAGGCCCGCAGGGCGGGGCTTCGCACGAAGGGGCCCCGCGCGATGAGCGAACAGGACCGGATCAGCTTCCAACATAAGTTGACAAAACTTTTGCAGCGGGAGCAGGAGAAATTGAGCCCGTAGCGAAATAGTAATACGTGTTTAGATGAAGGTGGTTGGACGAACAGTGAGCAATTACGGACTGATTCCCGACGAAGTGCTGGATGAAGTGCTGCAGCGCAATGACATTGTGGATGTCGTCGGCCAATATGTCCATTTGTCGAAGCACGGTAAGTATTTGAAGGGATTGTGTCCGTTCCACTCGGAGAAGACGCCCTCCTTCACCGTTACGCCGGAGAAGCAGATTTTCCATTGCTACGGCTGCGGCAAGAGCGGCAATGTCATTCATTTCATGATGGGCATTGAAGGATATTCTTTTCCGGAGGCGGTTCGGCGCCTCGCCGAAGCGGCGAACATGCAGGTTACTTGGGGCACGGGTTACGCGAAGGCGGAACGGGATCCTTACCATGAGGCGAAGGAGCGGTTGATCGAGGCTCATGAGCTTGCAGGGAAGCTGTATCATTATATTTTAATGAATACGACGCATGGCCAGGCTGCCCTTCAATATTTGCGGAACCGGGGAATCCATGACAAGCTGATCGAGCAATTTCAGATAGGGTATGCCCCTCCGCAGTGGGATACGCTTGTGCAGCTGCTCGGCAAGCGCGAATTCGATCTGGATGCCATGGAAAAGGGCGGTCTTGTCTCGAAGCGGCAGAACGGCAGCGGGTATGTCGATCGCTTCAGGGACCGGATAACGTTCCCGATTTGGAACCGGAATGGGCAAGCGATCGCTTTTGCCGGCCGAATATTGGGGGAAGGACAACCCAAGTATTTGAATTCGCCCGAGACGATGCTGTTCAACAAATCCAAAGTGCTGTACAACTTGCATCATGCCCGGCCTTATATTAAGCGAACCGGCCATATCATTCTGTTCGAAGGATATGCGGATGTCATCCAAGCCTGGGATGCCGAAGTGCAGCATGCGGTAGCGACCATGGGGACCGCGCTGACGCCCGATCATATTACTCAGATGAAGCGGATGGCGGACAGCGTGACCTTGTGCTATGACGGCGATGATGCGGGACAAGCCGCGGCGATGAAGGCGATCCCGATGCTGGAGGAGGCAGGGCTTCACGTGGCGGTTGCCATGATACCCGACCGGATGGATCCCGACGATTTCATTAAGGCGCACGGCGCCGAGCGATTCCGTCATACCATAACGGCGGCTGCGGTCACTCCTACGAAATTCAAGCTTATTTCTTTGCGGAGGAATCATATACTGCTAGAGGATGACGGCAAACGGCGCTTCAAGGATGAAGCGATGCGGGTCATAGCGGCGGTTGAATCGCCGGTGGAACGCGAGCTTCATTTGAAGGAGCTGGCCCAACAGCTCGATCTGCAGGGCGAGTCGTCGTTCGACGCGCTGAAGCAGGAGTGCGCCACGATAAGACAGCGGCAAAAAATGAACGGGCACGGGGATAATCACGACAATTGGTGGAATAATGGTAGAAATGATAAGCGTACCATTGCCCAGCCTGCGCTGCGCCCGGCCTATGTCTATGCGGAGCGGAGCCTGCTGGCTC includes these proteins:
- the dnaG gene encoding DNA primase is translated as MKVVGRTVSNYGLIPDEVLDEVLQRNDIVDVVGQYVHLSKHGKYLKGLCPFHSEKTPSFTVTPEKQIFHCYGCGKSGNVIHFMMGIEGYSFPEAVRRLAEAANMQVTWGTGYAKAERDPYHEAKERLIEAHELAGKLYHYILMNTTHGQAALQYLRNRGIHDKLIEQFQIGYAPPQWDTLVQLLGKREFDLDAMEKGGLVSKRQNGSGYVDRFRDRITFPIWNRNGQAIAFAGRILGEGQPKYLNSPETMLFNKSKVLYNLHHARPYIKRTGHIILFEGYADVIQAWDAEVQHAVATMGTALTPDHITQMKRMADSVTLCYDGDDAGQAAAMKAIPMLEEAGLHVAVAMIPDRMDPDDFIKAHGAERFRHTITAAAVTPTKFKLISLRRNHILLEDDGKRRFKDEAMRVIAAVESPVERELHLKELAQQLDLQGESSFDALKQECATIRQRQKMNGHGDNHDNWWNNGRNDKRTIAQPALRPAYVYAERSLLALMFQDIEVADYVERHLGDRFNVDDHAALAAYLYAYYAQGKEPDFSRFLATLHDERLEKVAASISLSEVSLRYDTELLDDYIMQILKVPRQREIERKREEMVQAERSGEVLRAAQIAQEIIALEQELKR